From Aedes albopictus strain Foshan chromosome 1, AalbF5, whole genome shotgun sequence, one genomic window encodes:
- the LOC109417110 gene encoding CUE domain-containing protein 2 has product MTNIAQQHDVVKNSLFQFINTHIPGADLNIVDDIVLSYVISILEEASQDPCFDVEGFIEMMSAYFNDFSNIEPATVCSWIFQLESQLSEKHNKACNNDVQNLSLNSLSLADILPEEKLRGRQSSISENEPTANGGGCHPKRVQHLSETSDAGSTDSSNCDLFSDECEALQEMFPESSLIEVKHCILIANGDIDRATQILLHRQEAGQSLKGNPNNLQSNKSLPQIDETELKNRIISRYSYVDKEDHREYKPVAPKVEPKKLIRYRDNKIVSLKGERYTEVSRRGGDEETELKKPKKPICP; this is encoded by the exons ATGACAAACATTGCTCAACAGCACGATGTGGTGAAGAACAGTCTGTTTCAGTTCATAAACACCCATATTCCGGGTGCCGATCTTAACATTGTCGACGACATAGTACTGTCCTATGTGATCTCAATACTAGAAGAAGCATCGCAGGATCCGTGCTTTGATGTGGAAG GTTTCATTGAAATGATGTCTGcatatttcaatgatttttccaaCATCGAACCGGCAACTGTTTGTTCCTGGATATTCCAGCTGGAAAGCCAACTGTCTGAAAAACACAACAAAGCTTGTAACAACGATGTACAAAACCTATCACTGAA CTCGCTAAGTTTGGCCGACATACTACCGGAAGAAAAACTTCGTGGTCGACAGTCATCGATCTCTGAGAATGAACCAACTGCCAATGGCGGCGGTTGCCATCCCAAACGAGTTCAGCATCTCTCGGAAACGAGTGATGCGGGTTCTACTGACAGCTCCAATTGTGATCTTTTCAGTGACGAATGCGAAGCATTGCAAGAAATGTTTCCGGAAAGTTCACTTATTGAG gTTAAGCATTGCATTTTGATCGCAAATGGAGACATTGATCGAGCTACGCAAATATTGCTTCATCGCCAAGAAGCTGGGCAAAGCCTAAAAGGAAATCCGAACAATCTGCAATCCAACAAATCGCTTCCGCAAATCGACGAGACTGAGCTGAAGAATAGAATTATATCAAG ATACTCATATGTTGACAAAGAGGATCACCGCGAGTACAAACCGGTTGCGCCAAAGGTTGAACCGAAAAAGCTTATTCGTTATCGAGACAACAAAATTGTTTCGCTCAAAGGCGAACGTTATACCGAAGTATCACGCCGTGGAGGTGATGAAGAGACGGAGCTCAAAAAGCCCAAGAAACCTATTTGTCCGTAA